One Brachyspira hampsonii genomic window, AAAACTTAAAAAAGAAATTATCACTGTTGATAATATGAACAGAATAAATGACTGCTATATAAGGTATTTATTTTCAGAAAAAGGTAATGAGAGAATAATACTTAGTTTTATAAATTCTGTTATGAAAAATATGAATTTCAAAACTTTTATAAAAGCTGAGATTCTTAATTCTTTTAACTTGAGCAAATATTTAGAATCTAAAGAGTCTGTGATGGATATAAGATGCACTACCGACAGCGGAGAAGTTGTTATTATAGAGATACAGTCTCAGGGCAATATTGAGTTTATTTACAGAAGTTTATTTTATTGGGCTAATGGTTATGCTGTGATGTTAAATAAGGGCGATAATTATAATAATTTATGTCCTGTAATAAGTATTAATATTTTGAATTTTAATTTGATGTATGATATAAATGATATTCATACATGTTATGTTTTAAAAGAGATTAAACATAACAGAATACTTACTAATCATTGTCAGCTTCATTATATAGAACTTCCTAAATTTAATTTTAATTCAAGTTATGATGAAGCGGAGAAAAAATTTTTATCTTGGTTAAAATTTTTTAAGGGGGATAAAATGGAAAATTTATTGAAAGAGGATACTATATTTGAAGAGGTAAAATCAAAATCCGAATCATTTGTACATACTAATCCTTTAATAGATAGCTATAGAAGAAAAGAGGCTGATGAATATTTTAATAAAAGAATGCTTGATTATGAATTAGCAGAAGCCGAGAGAAAAGGTATATCAAAGGGTATAGAAAAAGG contains:
- a CDS encoding Rpn family recombination-promoting nuclease/putative transposase, producing the protein MEYSEYLEKLKKEIITVDNMNRINDCYIRYLFSEKGNERIILSFINSVMKNMNFKTFIKAEILNSFNLSKYLESKESVMDIRCTTDSGEVVIIEIQSQGNIEFIYRSLFYWANGYAVMLNKGDNYNNLCPVISINILNFNLMYDINDIHTCYVLKEIKHNRILTNHCQLHYIELPKFNFNSSYDEAEKKFLSWLKFFKGDKMENLLKEDTIFEEVKSKSESFVHTNPLIDSYRRKEADEYFNKRMLDYELAEAERKGISKGIEKGIEKGIEKGIEKGIEKGIEKEKYVLAKTMKNENLDIKLISKITGLSTEEILKL